A section of the Spirochaetota bacterium genome encodes:
- the greA gene encoding transcription elongation factor GreA, producing MSKDLDLQKREIKDEITKLKHEFKIELPKKIAEARAYGDLKENAEYHAARERQSFVQGRIAQLSKQLSNLNSLNVSDISKDKIAYGSKVRIIDQETNNRIEFELVSSNDINPSQGKISLSSPIGAALQGRTVGEEVDVTLPVGKKKYYIEKLITFHNDEFEEKYKQP from the coding sequence ATGAGTAAGGATCTTGATTTACAGAAAAGAGAGATAAAAGATGAAATTACAAAACTTAAGCATGAATTTAAGATAGAGTTGCCTAAAAAAATTGCTGAGGCAAGAGCTTATGGGGATTTAAAAGAGAATGCGGAATATCATGCTGCTAGAGAGAGGCAATCTTTCGTTCAAGGTAGAATAGCTCAACTTTCAAAACAGCTTAGCAATTTAAACAGTTTGAATGTCTCAGATATCTCAAAAGATAAAATTGCATATGGATCAAAGGTAAGGATTATAGACCAGGAAACAAACAATAGGATAGAGTTTGAACTCGTTTCATCAAATGATATAAATCCATCTCAGGGCAAAATATCATTATCCTCTCCAATTGGAGCAGCTCTCCAAGGTCGCACCGTTGGCGAAGAAGTTGATGTAACATTGCCAGTTGGTAAAAAGAAATATTATATCGAAAAACTTATAACCTTTCACAATGATGAATTTGAAGAAAAATATAAACAACCTTAA
- a CDS encoding AMP-binding protein — MADDKRNMLKMLLNRRIIGLLMRSRTRKLMTKMRSGNIFLSALDDNPEKEAIIYGDKKFTYREFRERMNRLNNGLLSLGIKEGDHIAAFLGNSNSFLEVVYGPSLAGIISTPINWHLKGEEIEYIVNNSDAKAFFIEEQFIDKLKPIKSKLKGVKHFIMVGENIPDDMIDYEKFLSESSSADLESTVTGGGFMLYTSGTTGRPKGTHSRALKDPSILEPDDIASFVVMLDNMLNGFDYHKTTNRHLVVGPLYHAAPLGFAGMTFAHGGTVAIMRKFDAEEALKFIEKEKLSTTFIVPILLKRLLSISNKDKYDVNSMKSIVCAAAPCPAELKKEVVDFFGPVFYEFYGSTDAGINTILKPKHYLKNPEKYASVGIVAGGNKLKIVDENGNVAPTRATGDLYVSNPMVKYLEYYKDPDKTKSSFMEIDGEQYFIEGEVAYLDEENFCYIVDRKKDMIISGGVNIYPAEIEEVIHLHPSVMDVAVIGIPDKEWGEAIKAFIVTRKGMNLTEKEIIDYCSEHLAGYKRPKSIEFVDDLPRNPDGKLVKRLLKEKYAATAT, encoded by the coding sequence ATGGCAGATGATAAAAGGAATATGCTGAAAATGTTACTGAATAGAAGGATAATTGGATTGTTGATGAGAAGCAGAACGCGAAAGTTAATGACGAAAATGAGAAGTGGCAACATATTTTTATCAGCCTTGGATGACAATCCGGAGAAAGAGGCTATCATTTACGGCGATAAAAAATTCACCTATAGAGAATTCAGAGAAAGAATGAACAGGTTGAATAATGGATTACTATCTCTAGGCATAAAAGAGGGAGATCATATTGCAGCTTTCCTCGGCAATTCAAATTCATTCTTAGAAGTGGTTTATGGTCCTTCCCTTGCTGGCATCATATCAACACCAATAAACTGGCATTTAAAGGGTGAGGAGATAGAGTATATAGTCAACAATTCAGACGCCAAGGCCTTTTTTATAGAAGAGCAATTTATTGATAAGCTGAAGCCAATTAAATCAAAATTAAAGGGTGTGAAGCATTTCATCATGGTTGGCGAAAATATTCCAGATGATATGATAGATTATGAAAAATTCCTCAGTGAGTCATCCAGCGCTGATCTTGAGTCTACTGTTACTGGCGGTGGCTTTATGTTATATACTTCCGGCACAACTGGACGCCCAAAGGGTACACACAGCCGAGCGCTTAAGGACCCCTCTATTTTAGAACCAGATGATATTGCTTCATTCGTTGTGATGTTGGACAACATGTTAAATGGTTTTGATTATCATAAGACAACGAACAGGCATCTAGTAGTTGGCCCCCTCTATCATGCCGCGCCTTTGGGATTTGCCGGTATGACATTTGCCCATGGCGGTACTGTAGCAATAATGAGAAAATTCGATGCAGAGGAAGCATTGAAATTCATTGAAAAAGAAAAATTATCAACAACATTCATTGTTCCAATTTTATTGAAGCGCTTGCTATCTATATCAAACAAGGATAAGTATGATGTGAATTCAATGAAGTCAATAGTATGCGCTGCTGCGCCCTGTCCTGCAGAGCTTAAGAAGGAGGTTGTTGATTTTTTTGGCCCGGTATTTTACGAATTTTATGGATCAACTGATGCAGGTATAAATACAATACTAAAACCAAAACACTATCTTAAGAATCCAGAAAAATATGCCAGCGTTGGTATAGTCGCAGGCGGTAATAAGTTAAAAATAGTAGATGAAAATGGGAATGTCGCCCCAACAAGAGCAACTGGTGATCTTTATGTGTCAAATCCTATGGTAAAGTATCTTGAATATTACAAGGATCCAGATAAGACTAAAAGCTCTTTTATGGAGATTGATGGCGAACAGTACTTCATTGAGGGTGAAGTCGCTTATCTTGATGAAGAAAATTTCTGTTACATCGTTGATCGGAAAAAGGATATGATTATAAGCGGAGGGGTCAATATTTATCCTGCTGAGATAGAGGAAGTAATTCACCTGCACCCAAGCGTAATGGATGTGGCAGTTATTGGAATACCGGATAAGGAATGGGGAGAGGCTATCAAAGCTTTTATCGTCACCAGGAAAGGCATGAACCTGACTGAGAAGGAAATAATCGACTACTGTAGTGAGCATTTAGCTGGGTACAAAAGGCCCAAGTCTATTGAATTCGTTGATGATCTGCCAAGAAATCCTGACGGAAAGTTGGTAAAGAGATTGTTAAAGGAAAAGTATGCTGCTACTGCCACTTAG
- a CDS encoding SDR family oxidoreductase codes for MAEVRYDGRVAVVTGAGRGLGRCHALLLGSRGAKVVVNDMGGSVDGTGQEKSPADLVVDEIKAAGGEAVADYNGVHTSEGGKGIIETATKAFGKVDILVNNAGILRDITFQKMGDEQWDSVLKVHLYGTYYPTKAVWPIMRENKYGRIVFTTSGTGLFGNFGQGNYGAAKLGVVGLMNTLKLEGAKYNILINTIAPGAASRMTESLMPKEVLDLMKPELVSPMVALLCSEEYTESGNIMVAAAGHYARAQIVESKGVTLDAKKGITVEDVRDKLNEITNMEGASAKKDVNDSMQSFFS; via the coding sequence ATGGCAGAAGTACGTTATGATGGAAGAGTGGCCGTAGTCACTGGTGCTGGAAGAGGTTTAGGAAGGTGCCATGCACTTCTTTTAGGCTCCAGAGGAGCGAAGGTAGTGGTTAATGACATGGGAGGTTCGGTTGACGGTACAGGTCAAGAAAAATCGCCTGCTGATCTGGTAGTTGACGAAATAAAAGCCGCTGGCGGGGAAGCGGTTGCTGATTATAATGGCGTTCATACATCTGAAGGCGGTAAGGGAATCATTGAGACTGCGACAAAGGCCTTTGGAAAGGTTGATATTCTTGTGAATAATGCAGGCATACTTAGAGATATCACCTTTCAAAAGATGGGAGATGAACAATGGGATAGCGTACTAAAGGTTCATCTATATGGCACGTATTATCCAACTAAGGCAGTTTGGCCAATAATGAGAGAAAACAAATATGGACGCATTGTCTTTACCACATCTGGCACAGGGCTCTTTGGTAATTTTGGACAGGGCAACTATGGCGCTGCTAAATTAGGTGTTGTCGGCTTGATGAACACGTTAAAACTTGAGGGAGCAAAATATAATATCTTAATCAATACGATAGCTCCAGGGGCTGCCTCAAGAATGACCGAATCGCTTATGCCAAAGGAAGTGCTCGATTTAATGAAACCAGAATTAGTCTCGCCAATGGTAGCTCTTCTCTGTTCTGAGGAGTACACAGAGAGCGGCAACATTATGGTAGCAGCTGCAGGTCATTATGCAAGGGCTCAAATAGTAGAATCTAAAGGTGTAACCCTTGACGCTAAAAAGGGTATTACAGTCGAAGATGTTCGTGATAAATTGAATGAAATCACAAACATGGAAGGGGCATCAGCAAAAAAGGATGTCAATGATAGCATGCAGAGCTTCTTCAGTTAA